In the genome of Shewanella glacialimarina, one region contains:
- a CDS encoding YhgN family NAAT transporter, with protein MDIFSAAVMLFLIMDPLGNLPIFASILRHIDPKKRRRVLIRELLIALVIMLLFLYAGEAILNFLNLRSESVSIAGGIILFLIAIKMIFPQPGGVVGLAAGEEPFIVPMAIPLMAGPSILAALILLAHTDSSRMTDWTIALVSAWGLSAFILMFYKVFTRVLGEKGLTAVERLMGMVLVMISVQMFLDGISSYMNTLAQ; from the coding sequence ATGGATATTTTTTCTGCTGCGGTGATGTTGTTTCTAATTATGGATCCTTTAGGTAACCTGCCTATTTTTGCATCGATTCTACGCCACATTGATCCCAAGAAACGTCGCCGGGTATTAATTCGTGAATTGCTTATTGCGTTAGTGATCATGTTGCTGTTTTTGTATGCCGGTGAAGCCATTCTTAACTTTTTAAATCTGCGTTCAGAGTCGGTTAGCATTGCAGGTGGGATAATTTTATTTCTGATTGCGATAAAAATGATTTTTCCTCAGCCTGGCGGTGTCGTCGGCTTAGCGGCAGGTGAAGAGCCATTTATTGTGCCTATGGCTATACCACTTATGGCCGGACCATCTATTTTGGCAGCATTGATATTATTGGCTCATACAGATAGCAGTAGAATGACTGATTGGACTATAGCTCTCGTTTCCGCTTGGGGATTAAGCGCATTTATTCTGATGTTTTATAAAGTGTTCACCCGTGTGTTGGGCGAAAAAGGCTTAACTGCTGTAGAGCGTTTAATGGGGATGGTGCTGGTGATGATTTCAGTGCAAATGTTCTTAGATGGTATCTCAAGCTACATGAACACATTGGCGCAATAA
- a CDS encoding immune inhibitor A domain-containing protein, translated as MNNTIKLPLAAALGLLLTIGASGSIAAPIKGSPADGGVINKEQVLYWLIKRGEVAEDASEETKNSAVEAFIARGLKSSFTPSKFELKTEASMKARKAKQARMAIQSAVMLADEDITKTVKVLGVLVDFPDLRHNDNRLASADTDMFYSSYPVSHYQNLLFSTSGFTGPDANPATLQSAYQYFKAASGQSFTFSGNVINWVTADNSAAYYGGNDNDDNDSAVPELVKEAVVKAITGMSDAELATYDIEDPYDLDGDGNTDEADGIIDHIMLFHSSVGEEAGGGVLGTDAIWSHRFFVNTDTEGYKIPGRDMKIYGYTVQPIDAATGVCTHEFGHDLGLPDEYDTSNIGDGSPVGSWSLMSGGSWTGNIAGSQPTGFSPYARSYLQQKYKGKWVKEQEVALSSIDESGLSVNLAHAVDANSINQISIPLPISSVEFTAPYAGEYQYYSGQGDEINQQMSFNLTLPSATPLSLAFQAHWSIEDDYDYMQLKVNGVAIAGNYTKASNPLYGSVKHYISGKSSDIGAATGANSWVKLSYDLADFAGQNVTISMHYITDAAVSEAGVVVDELELIGDGSLVYSDDAETASKMTLNGFSRVDDTRPGKASRYIVQLRSHQGIDKGLVSHGYIPGVLVWLENFNQADNNVSNHPGEGLIGVIDADQNLIGQSATDAQIRDAAFSQFVQSSYPGDNHLSANSMFDDSNDYSAPLKPHAGIQLTELGLTMEVTAQSANSTSATVEFKRSSTIVLPPSALSGDIVASLNGATVSFNASINGGDGNYQYTWTFGDNLGSSSVVAPSYTYALSGDYVVKLTVTDGEGNKLEVAKTVRVVILPTAAFSASATNLVLSITNNSSNGFGGLTYVWQFGDGNNSTATSPTHIYGQAGTYTITLVVTDTLGNTQTVTKAITVSSPAVITPPVVTPPADSGGGGSLGWLSLLALAFCGARRRV; from the coding sequence ATGAACAATACTATAAAATTACCGTTAGCAGCAGCGTTAGGCTTATTGCTGACGATAGGTGCTTCAGGCTCGATTGCTGCGCCGATAAAAGGCTCCCCAGCAGATGGTGGCGTGATTAATAAAGAACAAGTACTTTACTGGTTAATCAAGCGCGGCGAAGTCGCAGAAGATGCCAGTGAAGAGACTAAAAACTCAGCTGTTGAGGCATTTATTGCCCGTGGATTAAAGTCTTCATTTACGCCGTCTAAATTTGAGCTTAAGACTGAAGCTTCGATGAAAGCACGCAAAGCTAAGCAGGCTAGAATGGCGATACAGTCAGCTGTTATGTTGGCTGATGAAGATATCACTAAAACCGTTAAGGTATTAGGCGTGCTGGTGGACTTCCCAGACCTTCGCCATAATGATAATCGTCTAGCTAGTGCTGATACAGATATGTTCTATAGCAGCTATCCAGTATCACATTATCAAAACCTCCTTTTTTCAACTTCAGGCTTTACTGGCCCAGATGCTAATCCGGCTACATTACAATCTGCATACCAATATTTTAAAGCGGCATCAGGCCAGTCATTTACCTTCAGTGGCAACGTGATTAATTGGGTTACCGCTGACAACAGTGCCGCTTACTATGGCGGTAATGATAATGATGATAATGATAGCGCGGTGCCTGAACTGGTAAAAGAAGCGGTCGTTAAAGCGATTACCGGTATGTCGGATGCAGAGTTAGCGACTTATGATATTGAAGACCCATATGATTTAGACGGTGACGGTAATACCGATGAGGCCGATGGAATAATCGATCATATTATGCTGTTTCACTCTAGTGTGGGTGAGGAAGCGGGTGGTGGCGTGCTAGGTACCGATGCTATTTGGTCGCATCGTTTCTTTGTTAATACCGATACCGAGGGATACAAAATCCCTGGCCGGGACATGAAAATTTACGGTTATACGGTACAACCTATTGATGCTGCTACGGGCGTATGTACGCACGAGTTTGGCCATGATTTAGGGCTACCAGATGAATATGATACCAGTAATATAGGCGATGGTTCACCTGTGGGGTCCTGGTCATTAATGTCAGGTGGCAGCTGGACTGGCAATATTGCAGGTAGTCAACCAACAGGTTTTAGCCCTTATGCACGCTCTTATTTACAACAAAAATATAAGGGTAAATGGGTTAAAGAGCAGGAAGTGGCTCTATCAAGTATCGATGAATCAGGCTTAAGTGTTAATTTAGCCCATGCGGTTGATGCCAATAGTATAAACCAAATCTCGATCCCGTTACCTATTAGCTCTGTTGAGTTTACCGCGCCTTATGCGGGAGAGTACCAATATTACTCTGGTCAAGGTGATGAGATTAATCAACAAATGTCGTTTAATCTCACCCTGCCTAGTGCAACACCTTTATCGTTAGCTTTCCAAGCACATTGGAGTATAGAAGACGATTATGACTATATGCAGCTTAAAGTGAACGGTGTCGCTATTGCGGGTAATTACACTAAAGCCAGTAACCCACTTTACGGCTCGGTTAAGCATTATATTAGTGGTAAGTCGAGTGATATAGGCGCAGCTACTGGTGCAAACTCATGGGTGAAGCTGAGCTATGATTTAGCCGATTTTGCAGGGCAAAATGTTACTATTTCAATGCATTACATTACCGATGCGGCAGTCAGTGAAGCAGGCGTGGTGGTTGATGAGCTTGAACTGATTGGCGATGGTAGCCTGGTTTATAGCGATGACGCAGAAACCGCCTCTAAGATGACATTAAATGGTTTCAGTCGAGTTGATGATACTCGCCCAGGCAAAGCCAGTCGTTATATTGTGCAATTAAGAAGTCATCAAGGGATTGATAAAGGTCTAGTCAGCCATGGCTATATTCCGGGAGTATTAGTGTGGTTAGAAAACTTTAATCAGGCTGATAATAATGTTTCAAATCATCCAGGTGAAGGATTAATTGGTGTAATCGATGCCGATCAAAACTTGATTGGGCAGAGTGCGACAGATGCACAAATCCGAGATGCCGCGTTTAGCCAATTTGTTCAGTCAAGCTATCCAGGTGACAATCACTTATCTGCCAATAGCATGTTTGATGACAGTAACGATTACAGTGCCCCCCTTAAGCCTCATGCGGGGATCCAGTTAACCGAACTTGGCTTAACAATGGAAGTGACGGCGCAATCAGCCAATAGCACTTCTGCTACGGTAGAATTTAAGCGTTCAAGCACGATTGTATTACCTCCCAGCGCATTAAGCGGTGATATTGTTGCTAGCCTAAATGGAGCTACTGTAAGCTTTAATGCCAGCATAAATGGTGGTGATGGTAATTATCAATATACTTGGACTTTTGGTGATAATCTTGGTTCCAGCAGTGTGGTTGCACCTAGCTATACTTATGCCTTATCGGGTGATTATGTTGTGAAGTTAACGGTTACAGATGGTGAAGGAAATAAGCTAGAGGTTGCTAAAACCGTTAGAGTAGTGATTTTACCTACCGCAGCTTTCAGTGCTTCGGCGACAAACTTGGTGCTTAGCATAACCAATAATTCTAGTAATGGTTTTGGTGGTTTGACTTATGTCTGGCAGTTTGGTGATGGTAATAACAGCACTGCAACTAGCCCAACCCATATCTATGGTCAAGCAGGAACCTACACGATTACATTAGTGGTGACAGATACACTTGGTAATACTCAAACGGTGACTAAGGCGATAACAGTCTCGTCACCAGCGGTGATAACCCCACCAGTGGTTACTCCTCCAGCCGATTCTGGTGGCGGAGGTAGCTTAGGGTGGCTAAGTTTGTTGGCGTTAGCTTTCTGTGGTGCGCGCCGCAGAGTTTAA
- a CDS encoding chorismate--pyruvate lyase family protein, with protein sequence MNVTSNSFPYGESILWYSPEKAASLPHTPLKNWLLANGSLTEKLKKHCNNFSVTVLGEHLLSPLPNELPSQSEPVWVREVLLSLDDIPWVFARTLIPQALLDNTSYDFIHLGNRPLGELLFTHNEIIPGKIEVAAFETCGRLAQLATSLSQPVDDTLWGRRRYFHIGTSELIVSEIFLPAAAEKIKKYRLD encoded by the coding sequence ATGAATGTGACCAGTAATAGCTTTCCTTATGGCGAATCAATTTTATGGTATTCACCTGAAAAAGCAGCCTCACTTCCCCACACACCGCTTAAAAACTGGTTATTAGCCAATGGCAGTTTAACCGAAAAATTAAAAAAACATTGTAACAACTTCTCCGTTACGGTTTTAGGTGAACATTTGTTGTCTCCTTTACCAAATGAGCTACCAAGTCAGTCAGAACCCGTTTGGGTGCGTGAAGTATTACTCAGTCTAGACGATATTCCTTGGGTTTTCGCCCGCACCTTAATCCCACAAGCATTATTAGATAATACGTCGTACGACTTTATTCACCTCGGTAACAGGCCATTAGGTGAATTGTTATTTACCCATAACGAGATCATACCGGGAAAAATTGAAGTGGCTGCTTTTGAAACCTGTGGCCGTTTAGCGCAACTTGCCACCAGCTTATCTCAACCGGTTGACGACACGCTTTGGGGCCGCCGTCGGTACTTTCATATTGGCACATCTGAGCTTATTGTTAGCGAAATATTTTTACCTGCTGCAGCGGAAAAAATAAAAAAATACCGCCTAGATTAG
- a CDS encoding flagellar basal body-associated protein FliL, with translation MQKFVSACMLLLLVAFNVQSADEISEEYAYYGFEPEIVTNYISNRKKLGFVRISVELMVKNPADLVSIERHDPLLRAAIVEILGNQAEDKVKSLSGRDEIRRECYEMVNRLLEKETGRSLVVNLLFTKYLYD, from the coding sequence ATGCAAAAATTTGTTTCAGCATGCATGCTACTGCTGTTAGTTGCATTTAACGTCCAAAGTGCTGATGAAATCAGTGAAGAATATGCTTACTATGGCTTTGAGCCTGAAATCGTCACCAATTATATTTCTAATCGTAAGAAACTAGGTTTTGTTCGTATCAGTGTTGAATTAATGGTGAAAAATCCAGCTGACCTGGTAAGCATTGAGCGCCATGATCCATTATTGCGTGCAGCCATTGTAGAAATATTAGGTAATCAGGCGGAAGATAAGGTTAAATCATTATCAGGTCGTGATGAAATTCGCCGAGAATGCTATGAGATGGTCAATCGTCTATTAGAGAAAGAAACCGGCCGCTCGCTGGTGGTTAACTTACTGTTTACTAAATATCTGTACGATTAA
- the rlmF gene encoding 23S rRNA (adenine(1618)-N(6))-methyltransferase RlmF, producing MSVKSSMQGKTCPAKFSTSKSGDSKSLHPRNLHNQGYDFTSLVAVLPKLSQFVRPNPYGNISIDFANPEAVKILNAALLKLHYHIDKWNIPAGFLCPPIPGRVDYLHYIADLLAVKGKVPKGAKIHALDIGTGANGIYPLLGIQCYGWQFTASDIDAKSLSNVAAICSHNPALTSKLKLVQQTDAKAIFKGVINASDRIDITLCNPPFHQSLDDAMAGSQRKLSNLAANRTKKHSVVNAQVGKSALNFGGQKAELWCEGGEIQFLRNMITESCLFKHQVLWFSSLVSKSDNLKPCYKLLEKCGAETINTIDMRQGNKQTRILVWSYLSPTLREQWAKFRL from the coding sequence ATGTCAGTGAAATCATCTATGCAGGGCAAAACTTGCCCTGCTAAATTTTCGACTAGCAAATCCGGTGATAGTAAGTCTCTTCACCCCCGTAATCTGCATAATCAGGGCTATGACTTTACCTCGTTGGTTGCTGTATTACCTAAATTGTCCCAGTTTGTCCGCCCCAATCCCTATGGTAATATCTCAATCGACTTTGCCAATCCCGAAGCAGTAAAAATCTTAAATGCCGCACTGCTTAAGCTGCATTATCATATCGATAAATGGAATATTCCTGCGGGTTTTCTGTGTCCCCCTATTCCAGGGCGGGTAGATTATTTGCATTATATTGCTGATTTATTAGCGGTAAAGGGCAAAGTACCAAAAGGAGCAAAAATACACGCACTTGATATTGGTACAGGAGCGAATGGCATTTATCCTTTGCTTGGTATTCAATGTTATGGCTGGCAATTTACCGCATCAGATATCGATGCAAAATCATTAAGTAATGTCGCAGCTATTTGCTCCCATAACCCTGCGTTAACCTCAAAGCTTAAATTGGTGCAACAAACTGATGCTAAGGCGATATTTAAAGGGGTGATTAACGCAAGTGATCGTATTGATATCACTTTATGTAATCCACCATTTCATCAATCTTTAGATGATGCCATGGCGGGAAGCCAACGAAAACTGTCGAATTTAGCCGCAAATCGCACTAAAAAGCATTCAGTTGTTAATGCTCAAGTGGGCAAGTCAGCATTAAATTTTGGTGGCCAAAAAGCCGAGTTATGGTGTGAAGGTGGCGAGATCCAGTTTTTGCGCAACATGATTACCGAAAGCTGCTTGTTTAAACATCAAGTGTTGTGGTTCAGTTCACTCGTGTCTAAGTCTGACAACCTTAAACCTTGCTATAAGCTGCTTGAAAAGTGCGGCGCAGAGACAATCAATACCATTGATATGCGCCAGGGTAATAAACAAACCCGTATTCTAGTGTGGAGTTATTTAAGCCCAACATTAAGAGAGCAATGGGCTAAATTTCGTTTATAA
- a CDS encoding formate dehydrogenase accessory sulfurtransferase FdhD produces MTQSTEHLSARKSAIKFIKTQTEVPLTLPVVAYNERGEALDKFVACERPLTVYLNWQPIVTLMTLGAKPESLTVGYLKNQGFISDIHLLESVIVDWDVSSAAVITTENIDDLAAKLSEKTVTSGCGQGTVYGGFLQGLDEIHLSAPLLKQSTIYSLLNNINAYNETYKNAGAVHGCGICQDDKILAFVEDVGRHNAVDTLAGDMWMEQQSGEDKIFYTTGRLTSEMIIKVAKMGIPILLSRSGVTQMGLELAQQLGITLIARAKGRHFLVYHGVENIVFDMK; encoded by the coding sequence ATGACCCAATCGACTGAGCACTTATCTGCCCGTAAATCCGCTATCAAATTTATCAAAACCCAAACTGAAGTCCCCCTCACTTTGCCCGTTGTGGCATATAACGAACGGGGTGAAGCATTAGATAAATTTGTTGCTTGCGAGCGACCGCTTACGGTCTACTTAAATTGGCAACCCATTGTGACGCTAATGACATTGGGAGCCAAACCGGAGTCGCTGACTGTAGGTTATCTAAAAAACCAGGGATTTATCAGCGATATTCACTTACTCGAGTCAGTAATTGTTGATTGGGACGTCAGTTCTGCTGCGGTGATCACTACGGAAAACATCGATGACTTAGCGGCTAAATTATCTGAAAAAACGGTGACATCGGGCTGCGGGCAAGGCACGGTTTATGGCGGTTTTTTACAAGGTTTAGATGAAATTCATTTATCTGCACCATTACTAAAGCAGTCGACCATTTACAGCTTATTGAACAACATCAACGCCTATAACGAAACTTACAAAAATGCAGGTGCAGTGCATGGTTGCGGTATTTGCCAAGATGATAAAATTCTTGCGTTTGTCGAAGATGTTGGCCGCCATAATGCCGTTGATACATTGGCTGGCGACATGTGGATGGAGCAACAAAGCGGTGAGGATAAAATTTTCTACACTACTGGCAGGCTGACATCAGAAATGATCATCAAAGTGGCAAAAATGGGCATTCCCATTTTGTTATCTCGTAGCGGTGTAACACAAATGGGATTAGAGCTGGCTCAACAATTGGGTATAACCCTCATTGCTAGAGCAAAAGGCCGTCACTTTTTGGTTTACCATGGGGTAGAAAATATTGTTTTTGATATGAAGTAA